A DNA window from Streptomyces canus contains the following coding sequences:
- the lexA gene encoding transcriptional repressor LexA — protein sequence MTTTADSATITAQDRSQGRLEPVHAMNEAANPEGHKRSLPGRPPGIRADSSGLTDRQRRVIEVIRDSVQRRGYPPSMREIGQAVGLSSTSSVAHQLMALERKGFLRRDPHRPRAYEVRGSDQGASVQPTDTAGKPAASYVPLVGRIAAGGPILAEESVEDVFPLPRQLVGDGELFVLKVVGDSMIEAAICDGDWVTVRRQPVAENGDIVAAMLEGEATVKRFKREDGHVWLLPHNSAYEPIPGDDATILGKVVAVLRRV from the coding sequence GTGACCACGACCGCAGACAGTGCCACCATCACTGCCCAGGACCGTTCCCAGGGCCGACTCGAGCCGGTGCATGCGATGAACGAAGCCGCGAATCCCGAGGGACACAAGCGATCCCTCCCGGGCCGACCTCCAGGCATCCGGGCGGACAGCTCGGGACTCACCGACCGGCAGCGCCGGGTGATCGAGGTCATCAGGGACTCCGTCCAGCGGCGCGGCTACCCGCCGTCCATGCGGGAGATCGGCCAGGCTGTCGGGCTGTCCAGCACCTCATCCGTCGCACATCAGTTGATGGCACTGGAGCGCAAGGGCTTCCTGCGCCGCGACCCGCACCGCCCGCGCGCGTACGAGGTGCGCGGCTCCGACCAGGGCGCCTCGGTGCAGCCCACGGACACCGCGGGCAAGCCCGCCGCGTCGTACGTCCCGCTCGTCGGCCGGATCGCCGCCGGTGGCCCGATCCTCGCCGAGGAATCGGTCGAGGACGTGTTCCCCCTCCCCCGCCAACTCGTCGGCGACGGTGAGCTGTTTGTGCTGAAGGTCGTCGGTGACTCGATGATCGAGGCCGCGATCTGTGACGGCGACTGGGTCACCGTCCGCCGCCAGCCCGTCGCCGAGAACGGCGACATCGTGGCCGCGATGCTGGAAGGCGAAGCCACCGTCAAGCGCTTCAAGCGCGAAGACGGCCACGTCTGGCTCCTCCCCCACAACTCCGCGTACGAGCCGATCCCCGGCGACGACGCGACCATCCTCGGCAAGGTAGTGGCAGTACTGCGGCGCGTCTGA
- the nrdR gene encoding transcriptional regulator NrdR, whose amino-acid sequence MHCPFCRHPDSRVVDSRTTDDGTSIRRRRQCPDCSRRFTTVETCSLMVVKRSGVTEPFSRTKVINGVRKACQGRPVTEDALAQLGQRVEEAVRATGSAELTTHDVGLAILGPLQELDLVAYLRFASVYRAFDSLEDFDAAIAELRETGPPAADDEDRGGAADGEGAVAGSQEDDRGPGGTAQLPEPARAAD is encoded by the coding sequence ATGCACTGCCCCTTCTGCAGGCACCCCGACAGCCGCGTCGTCGACAGTCGTACGACCGACGACGGCACGTCGATCCGCAGGCGCCGCCAGTGCCCGGACTGCTCCCGTCGTTTCACGACCGTGGAGACGTGCTCGCTCATGGTGGTCAAGCGGTCCGGAGTGACCGAGCCCTTCAGTCGTACCAAGGTCATCAACGGCGTGCGCAAGGCATGCCAGGGGCGGCCTGTCACCGAGGACGCGCTCGCCCAGCTCGGCCAACGGGTCGAGGAGGCGGTGCGAGCCACCGGGAGTGCCGAGCTGACCACCCACGACGTGGGGCTGGCCATACTCGGCCCGTTGCAGGAGCTCGACCTCGTCGCCTATCTGCGATTCGCCTCCGTCTACCGGGCGTTCGACTCGCTCGAGGACTTCGATGCGGCCATCGCGGAACTGAGGGAGACGGGACCCCCCGCCGCGGACGACGAGGACCGCGGAGGGGCTGCGGACGGCGAAGGGGCCGTCGCGGGGAGCCAGGAAGACGATCGCGGGCCCGGAGGGACTGCTCAACTCCCCGAGCCCGCCCGCGCCGCCGACTGA
- a CDS encoding vitamin B12-dependent ribonucleotide reductase, whose amino-acid sequence MTETASGPARSSRAKGTKAAANKGLRIERIHTTPGVHPYDEVEWAHRDVVMTNWRDGSVNFEQRGVEFPDFWSVNAVNIVTSKYFRGAVGTPQREVSLKQLIDRIVKTYRKAGEDYKYFASPADAEIFEHELAYALLHQIFSFNSPVWFNVGTPQPQQVSACFILAVDDSMESILDWYKEEGMIFKGGSGAGLNLSRIRSSKELLSSGGNASGPVSFMRGADASAGTIKSGGATRRAAKMVILDVDHPDIEDFIETKVKEEEKIRALRDAGFDMDLGGDDITSVQYQNANNSVRVNDTFMKAVETGGKFGLTSRMTGDVIEEVEAKALFRKMAEAAWACADPGIQYDDTINHWHTCPESGRINGSNPCSEYMHLDNTSCNLASLNLMKFLKDDSKGNQSFEVERFAKVVELVITAMDISICFADFPTQKIGENTRAFRQLGIGYANLGALLMATGHAYDSDGGRALAGSITSLMTGTSYKRSAELAAVVGPYDGYARNAQPHLRVMKQHSDENTKAVRMDDLDTPIWAAATEAWQDVLRLGEKNGFRNAQASVIAPTGTIGLAMSCDTTGLEPDLALVKFKKLVGGGSMQIVNGTVPQALRRLGYQEEQIEAIVAHIAENGNVIDAPGLKHEHYEVFDCAMGERSISAMGHVRMMAAIQPWISGALSKTVNLPETATVEDVEEVYFEAWKMGVKALAIYRDNCKVGQPLSAKTKEKEKAEVTEKAEETIRAAVEKVVEYRPVRKRLPKGRPGITTSFTVGGAEGYMTANSYPDDGLGEVFLKMSKQGSTLAGMMDAFSIAVSVGLQYGVPLETYVSKFTNMRFEPAGMTDDPDVRMAQSIVDYIFRRLALDFLPFETRSALGIHSAEERQRHLETGSYEPTEEEVDVEGLAQSAPRAQELKAVVTPKAEVEAAKPAPQQAHTSAELVEMQLGIQADAPLCFSCGTKMQRAGSCYICEGCGSTSGCS is encoded by the coding sequence ATGACAGAGACGGCGAGCGGTCCGGCACGGAGTTCCCGCGCCAAGGGCACCAAGGCGGCTGCTAACAAGGGCCTGCGCATCGAGCGCATCCACACCACCCCCGGCGTGCACCCGTACGACGAGGTGGAATGGGCGCATCGTGACGTCGTCATGACCAACTGGCGCGACGGCTCGGTCAACTTCGAGCAGCGTGGCGTCGAGTTCCCCGACTTCTGGTCGGTGAACGCGGTCAACATCGTCACCAGCAAGTACTTCCGCGGTGCTGTCGGCACCCCCCAGCGCGAGGTGAGCCTCAAGCAGCTCATCGACCGCATCGTGAAGACGTACCGGAAGGCCGGCGAGGACTACAAGTACTTCGCGTCGCCCGCCGATGCGGAGATCTTCGAGCACGAGCTGGCGTACGCCCTCCTGCACCAGATCTTCAGCTTCAACAGCCCGGTGTGGTTCAACGTCGGTACGCCCCAGCCGCAGCAGGTCTCGGCCTGCTTCATCCTGGCCGTCGACGACTCCATGGAGTCGATCCTCGACTGGTACAAGGAAGAGGGCATGATCTTCAAGGGCGGCTCCGGTGCCGGCCTGAACCTCTCCCGTATCCGCTCCTCCAAGGAGCTGCTGTCCTCGGGCGGCAACGCCTCCGGTCCGGTCTCCTTCATGCGTGGCGCCGACGCCTCCGCGGGAACGATCAAGTCGGGTGGCGCCACGCGTCGCGCCGCCAAGATGGTCATCCTCGACGTCGACCACCCCGACATCGAGGACTTCATCGAGACCAAGGTGAAGGAGGAGGAGAAGATCCGCGCCCTGCGCGACGCGGGCTTCGACATGGACCTGGGCGGCGACGACATCACGTCGGTGCAGTACCAGAACGCCAACAACTCGGTCCGCGTGAACGACACGTTCATGAAGGCCGTCGAGACGGGCGGCAAGTTCGGCCTGACGTCCCGTATGACCGGCGACGTCATCGAAGAGGTCGAGGCCAAGGCGCTGTTCCGCAAGATGGCCGAGGCCGCCTGGGCCTGCGCCGACCCGGGCATCCAGTACGACGACACCATCAACCACTGGCACACCTGCCCGGAGTCCGGCCGTATCAACGGCTCGAACCCCTGCAGCGAGTACATGCACCTGGACAACACGTCCTGCAACCTCGCCTCGCTGAACCTGATGAAGTTCCTCAAGGACGACAGCAAGGGCAACCAGTCCTTCGAGGTGGAGCGCTTCGCCAAGGTCGTCGAACTCGTCATCACCGCGATGGACATCTCCATCTGCTTCGCGGACTTCCCGACGCAGAAGATCGGTGAGAACACGCGCGCGTTCCGCCAGCTCGGCATCGGCTACGCCAACCTCGGCGCTCTGCTCATGGCTACCGGCCACGCGTACGACTCCGACGGCGGCCGCGCTCTCGCCGGGTCCATCACCTCCCTGATGACCGGCACGTCGTACAAGCGTTCCGCCGAACTCGCCGCGGTCGTCGGCCCGTACGACGGCTATGCCCGCAACGCGCAGCCGCACCTGCGTGTCATGAAGCAGCACTCCGACGAGAACACCAAGGCCGTCCGCATGGACGACCTGGACACGCCGATCTGGGCCGCCGCCACGGAGGCCTGGCAGGACGTGCTGCGTCTCGGTGAGAAGAACGGTTTCCGTAACGCCCAGGCGTCCGTCATCGCTCCGACCGGCACCATCGGTCTCGCGATGTCCTGCGACACCACCGGTCTTGAGCCCGACCTCGCGCTGGTCAAGTTCAAGAAGCTGGTCGGCGGCGGCTCGATGCAGATCGTCAACGGCACCGTCCCGCAGGCCCTGCGTCGCCTGGGCTACCAGGAGGAGCAGATCGAGGCGATCGTCGCCCACATCGCCGAGAACGGCAATGTGATCGACGCTCCCGGCCTCAAGCACGAGCACTACGAGGTCTTCGACTGCGCCATGGGCGAGCGCTCCATCTCCGCGATGGGCCACGTCCGCATGATGGCCGCGATCCAGCCCTGGATCTCCGGCGCGCTCTCCAAGACGGTCAACCTGCCGGAGACGGCGACCGTCGAGGACGTCGAAGAGGTCTACTTCGAGGCCTGGAAGATGGGCGTCAAGGCGCTCGCCATCTACCGCGACAACTGCAAGGTCGGCCAGCCCCTCTCCGCCAAGACCAAGGAGAAGGAGAAGGCAGAGGTCACGGAGAAGGCCGAGGAGACCATCCGCGCGGCGGTCGAGAAGGTCGTCGAGTACCGTCCGGTCCGCAAGCGTCTGCCCAAGGGCCGGCCCGGCATCACGACCTCCTTCACGGTCGGCGGCGCCGAGGGGTACATGACCGCCAACTCCTACCCGGACGACGGTCTCGGCGAGGTCTTCCTGAAGATGTCCAAGCAGGGCTCCACCCTCGCGGGCATGATGGACGCCTTCTCCATCGCCGTCTCGGTGGGCCTCCAGTACGGCGTGCCGCTGGAGACCTACGTCTCGAAGTTCACCAACATGCGCTTCGAGCCGGCCGGCATGACGGACGACCCGGACGTGCGGATGGCGCAGTCGATCGTCGACTACATCTTCCGCCGCCTGGCGTTGGACTTCCTGCCCTTCGAGACGCGTTCCGCGCTCGGCATCCACTCCGCCGAGGAGCGTCAGCGCCACCTCGAGACCGGCTCCTACGAGCCGACCGAGGAGGAGGTCGACGTCGAGGGTCTGGCCCAGTCGGCGCCGCGCGCCCAGGAGCTGAAGGCGGTCGTCACGCCGAAGGCCGAGGTCGAGGCGGCCAAGCCCGCCCCGCAGCAGGCCCACACCAGCGCCGAGCTGGTGGAGATGCAGCTGGGCATCCAGGCCGATGCCCCGCTGTGCTTCTCCTGCGGTACGAAGATGCAGCGGGCCGGTTCCTGCTACATCTGCGAGGGCTGCGGTTCGACCAGCGGCTGCAGTTGA
- a CDS encoding DUF6215 domain-containing protein codes for MCHTSDDARPSKPVSGVQLCNALNRADLPTLLGTPTEYAMNASGNESMGTWADGTKTVTPEAEVQLSTYSVKLSTSDDDIPVAEMAGFLGSSAQNRTIGGHPAVLYSDRTIALNFNLGGGKVDTGPGGIARSLLVAKDTKDGGGFYEVSIWRQDDVVPDDLALLRVAETVLPTVPDWTAG; via the coding sequence GTGTGCCACACGTCGGACGACGCCCGGCCGTCGAAGCCGGTATCCGGGGTGCAGTTGTGCAACGCGCTGAACCGTGCGGACCTGCCCACACTGCTCGGCACGCCGACCGAGTACGCGATGAACGCCAGCGGCAACGAGAGCATGGGCACCTGGGCCGACGGAACCAAGACCGTCACACCTGAGGCGGAGGTCCAGCTGTCCACCTACTCCGTGAAGCTCTCGACGTCCGACGACGACATCCCGGTGGCCGAGATGGCGGGCTTTCTGGGAAGTTCGGCGCAGAACAGGACGATAGGCGGGCACCCGGCGGTCCTCTACTCGGACCGGACCATCGCCCTCAACTTCAACCTCGGTGGCGGCAAGGTCGACACCGGTCCCGGCGGCATCGCCCGCAGCCTGCTGGTCGCCAAGGACACCAAGGACGGCGGCGGCTTCTACGAGGTCTCCATATGGCGTCAGGACGACGTCGTGCCCGATGACCTCGCGTTGCTCCGCGTCGCCGAGACGGTGCTGCCGACGGTCCCGGACTGGACCGCCGGCTGA
- a CDS encoding TerD family protein has protein sequence MSGINKGIRKVEVALKWDPSPAGQPDTDLDIVAATYVAGDPYGDPAYVVHFDSRSPDGTIYLNRDSKDGKGFGWDEVMTLELDRLDARYTRVVVGTVIQQRSAPRTFVGVTNPALRIREGYTVLAEDDFGGVLGATAAKVAEFVRQESGTWDFHPGINGFEDDPATFTRSMGRA, from the coding sequence GTGAGCGGCATCAACAAGGGGATCCGCAAGGTCGAGGTCGCGCTCAAGTGGGATCCGAGTCCGGCGGGCCAGCCGGACACCGACCTGGACATCGTCGCCGCGACCTACGTGGCGGGGGATCCGTATGGCGATCCCGCCTATGTGGTGCACTTCGACAGCCGTTCCCCCGACGGCACCATCTATCTCAACCGGGACAGCAAGGACGGCAAGGGCTTCGGCTGGGACGAGGTCATGACCCTCGAACTCGACCGCCTGGACGCCCGGTACACGCGCGTGGTCGTCGGCACCGTCATCCAGCAGCGTTCCGCACCCCGCACTTTCGTCGGCGTGACCAACCCGGCCCTGCGCATCCGTGAGGGCTACACCGTCCTGGCCGAGGACGACTTCGGCGGCGTCCTGGGCGCTACGGCCGCGAAGGTCGCGGAGTTCGTACGTCAGGAATCCGGCACCTGGGACTTCCACCCCGGGATCAACGGCTTCGAGGACGACCCCGCGACGTTCACCCGGAGCATGGGCCGGGCGTGA
- a CDS encoding YdbC family protein, translating into MLVKWIRCTVVDRRGFERGQRKWAGLLGEPGFRGQGGGWSRGRQGVAHIFSFWESRSFYDSFMARSHDRLAAAQSGTFKDVQVKLFDYRFDVKTGFEPRFTDADLVRFAHCRVHEERAEHFTLMQEKVWNPAMAGSPGMIRGLFGEAPGHEFLVLSMWRSAAEHGKYRTERVERLALRAQTDADVAALTGDILDLEPAWTV; encoded by the coding sequence GTGCTGGTCAAGTGGATTCGCTGCACCGTGGTGGACCGCCGCGGCTTCGAGCGGGGGCAGCGAAAGTGGGCGGGGCTTCTCGGAGAGCCGGGGTTTCGGGGACAGGGCGGAGGCTGGAGCCGGGGGCGGCAGGGTGTGGCGCACATTTTCTCCTTCTGGGAGAGCCGTTCCTTCTACGACTCCTTCATGGCCCGTTCCCATGACCGGCTCGCGGCGGCCCAGTCAGGCACGTTCAAGGACGTCCAGGTCAAGCTGTTCGACTACCGCTTCGACGTGAAGACGGGCTTCGAACCGCGCTTCACCGACGCCGACCTGGTGCGGTTCGCCCACTGCCGCGTCCACGAAGAGCGTGCGGAGCACTTCACGCTCATGCAGGAAAAAGTCTGGAATCCGGCGATGGCCGGCTCGCCGGGCATGATCCGTGGTCTGTTCGGGGAGGCCCCAGGGCACGAGTTCCTGGTTCTCTCGATGTGGCGGTCGGCCGCCGAGCACGGCAAATACCGCACCGAACGTGTGGAACGGCTCGCGCTGCGCGCACAGACCGACGCCGACGTCGCCGCCCTCACGGGCGACATCCTGGATCTTGAACCGGCCTGGACGGTTTGA
- a CDS encoding histidine phosphatase family protein — protein MARPRRIVLVRHGESTGNVDDTVYEREPDHALALTERGWLQAEETGKRLREVLGRERVSVYVSPYRRTHETLRAFHLDPELIRVREEPRLREQDWGNWQDRDDVRLQKAYRDAYGHFFYRFAQGESGADVYDRVGGFLESLFRSFEAPDHPPNVLIVTHGLAMRLFCMRWFHWTVAEFESLSNPGNAEMRMLVLGDDGKYALDRPFGRWREPEPYGITD, from the coding sequence ATGGCACGACCACGGCGAATCGTCCTTGTCCGGCACGGGGAGTCAACGGGCAATGTTGATGACACCGTGTATGAACGCGAGCCCGACCACGCCCTGGCCCTGACGGAACGGGGCTGGCTGCAGGCGGAGGAGACCGGTAAACGGCTGCGAGAGGTGCTGGGCCGCGAACGCGTCAGTGTGTACGTCTCTCCCTACCGCCGTACACACGAGACGCTCCGCGCCTTCCATCTGGACCCCGAGCTCATACGGGTGCGCGAAGAACCGCGGTTGCGGGAGCAGGACTGGGGAAACTGGCAGGACCGCGACGACGTACGTCTCCAGAAGGCGTACCGGGACGCCTACGGGCACTTCTTCTACCGGTTCGCCCAGGGTGAGTCCGGCGCCGACGTGTACGACCGGGTGGGTGGCTTCCTGGAGAGCCTGTTCCGCAGCTTCGAGGCGCCCGACCATCCGCCGAATGTCCTGATCGTGACGCACGGCCTCGCCATGCGGCTGTTCTGCATGCGCTGGTTCCACTGGACGGTCGCGGAATTCGAGTCACTGTCGAACCCGGGGAACGCGGAGATGCGGATGCTCGTTCTCGGGGACGACGGCAAGTACGCCCTTGACCGGCCCTTCGGGCGCTGGCGAGAGCCGGAACCCTACGGGATCACCGATTAG
- a CDS encoding ADP-ribosylglycohydrolase family protein — MTADSALEGRLSRALASLRGLAVGDALGSQFFVPVNYPLLKNRELPPGHWQWTDDTEMACSVVAVLAAHHRIDQDVLAQSFAEHHDFDRGYGPAVNRLLRLVREGGDWRELAAALFNGQGSWGNGAAMRIPPLGAFYADDPEQATHQAEISAYPTHQHREAVVGAMAVAAAAALAAAPGGPPSPGAFLDGVIALVPKSAVGAGLRRARDMLDYGDASTVAAVLGCGRRTTAHDTVPFALWSAARSLGDYEEAFWTTAQVGGDVDTTCAIVGGVIAGGKAGAPPAEWVQRTEAFPEWLRVPG; from the coding sequence ATGACCGCTGACTCCGCACTCGAGGGGCGCCTGAGCCGCGCCCTGGCCAGTCTGCGTGGCCTGGCCGTGGGGGACGCGCTGGGCTCGCAGTTCTTCGTGCCGGTGAACTACCCCCTGCTGAAGAACCGCGAGTTGCCGCCCGGCCACTGGCAGTGGACGGACGACACCGAGATGGCCTGCTCGGTGGTGGCCGTCCTGGCCGCCCACCACCGCATCGACCAGGACGTCCTGGCCCAGTCCTTCGCCGAACACCACGATTTCGATCGAGGCTACGGCCCCGCAGTCAACCGCCTGCTGCGGCTGGTCCGCGAGGGCGGTGACTGGCGCGAGCTCGCCGCGGCTCTCTTCAACGGGCAGGGTTCCTGGGGCAACGGCGCCGCGATGCGCATCCCGCCCCTCGGAGCGTTCTACGCGGACGACCCGGAGCAGGCGACCCACCAGGCCGAGATCTCGGCGTATCCCACGCATCAGCACCGTGAGGCCGTGGTCGGCGCCATGGCCGTCGCAGCGGCCGCCGCGCTGGCCGCCGCCCCCGGTGGTCCGCCCAGCCCCGGGGCATTTCTTGACGGCGTCATCGCTCTCGTCCCGAAGAGTGCCGTCGGCGCGGGGCTGCGGCGGGCACGCGACATGCTCGACTACGGTGACGCCTCCACCGTCGCGGCCGTTCTGGGCTGCGGGCGCCGGACGACGGCCCACGACACTGTGCCGTTCGCGCTCTGGTCCGCCGCCCGGTCCCTGGGCGACTACGAGGAGGCGTTCTGGACAACCGCCCAGGTGGGCGGTGACGTGGACACGACCTGCGCCATCGTGGGTGGTGTGATCGCCGGGGGGAAGGCCGGGGCGCCGCCCGCCGAGTGGGTGCAACGGACCGAGGCGTTTCCGGAGTGGCTGCGGGTGCCGGGCTAG
- a CDS encoding MFS transporter, translating to MTTSQLIKDQKPGAARREGRPGIALAVIAACQLMVVLDATIVNIALPHIQDALKFSTTDLTWVVSAYTLTFGGLLLLGGRAGDILGRRRVFMTGILLFTFASLLGGLAQEPWQLLAARVLQGVGGAIASPTSLALITTTFPEGPERNRAFGVFAAVSAGGGAIGLLAGGMLTEWLDWRWVLFVNVPIGVLIAVLTPLYISESERHSGRFDIAGALTSTGGMALLVYGFIRAADEGWRDSLTIGSFGIAVVLLLAFAFIESRAKEPITPLRMFADRNRSGTYVIMLSLAAAMFGMFFYIVLFVQNVLDYTPIQAGLAFLPVTVVIALGAGLSQRFLPVLGPKPFMLTGSALAVAGLAWQALISSDSSYVGGVLGPMLIFGFGMGLNFVTLTITAVSGVAQHEAGAASGLLNATQQVGGSLGLSILTTVFGSASKDEAEKQLPHFMADGSAEQKAEFAKTHQLPAPWGHEVLAQGISSGFVAAASMAVLALASAWLVIKVRKSDLEALAGTAGPGLG from the coding sequence GTGACAACCTCTCAGTTGATCAAGGATCAGAAACCAGGTGCGGCCCGCCGGGAAGGGCGACCCGGCATCGCGCTCGCCGTCATCGCGGCCTGCCAACTCATGGTGGTACTCGACGCGACGATTGTGAACATCGCGCTGCCGCACATTCAAGACGCTCTCAAATTCAGCACCACCGACCTCACATGGGTCGTCAGCGCCTACACGCTCACCTTCGGCGGCCTGCTCCTTCTGGGCGGTCGCGCGGGTGACATCCTCGGGCGCCGCCGGGTGTTCATGACCGGCATCCTGCTGTTCACCTTCGCCTCGCTGCTCGGCGGCCTCGCCCAGGAGCCCTGGCAACTGCTGGCCGCCCGCGTCCTGCAGGGCGTGGGCGGCGCGATCGCGTCGCCCACCTCGCTGGCGCTGATCACCACCACATTCCCCGAAGGTCCCGAGCGCAACCGGGCCTTCGGCGTCTTCGCCGCCGTCTCCGCGGGCGGCGGTGCCATAGGTCTGCTGGCGGGAGGCATGCTCACCGAGTGGCTCGACTGGCGATGGGTGCTCTTCGTCAACGTGCCGATCGGCGTGCTGATCGCGGTACTCACCCCGCTGTACATCAGCGAGTCCGAGCGCCACAGCGGCCGCTTCGACATCGCGGGCGCCCTGACCTCCACAGGCGGCATGGCCCTGCTCGTCTACGGTTTCATCCGCGCCGCCGACGAGGGCTGGCGGGACAGCCTGACCATCGGGTCCTTCGGCATCGCCGTGGTGCTCCTGCTCGCCTTCGCCTTCATCGAGTCGCGCGCCAAGGAGCCGATCACCCCTCTGCGGATGTTCGCCGACCGCAACCGCTCGGGCACCTACGTGATCATGCTGAGTCTCGCTGCCGCAATGTTCGGCATGTTCTTCTACATCGTGCTCTTCGTCCAGAACGTGCTGGACTACACCCCGATCCAGGCCGGTCTCGCCTTCCTGCCCGTGACGGTCGTGATCGCGCTGGGGGCAGGCCTCTCGCAGCGGTTCCTGCCAGTGCTCGGCCCCAAGCCGTTCATGCTCACGGGTTCGGCGCTCGCGGTCGCCGGGCTCGCCTGGCAGGCACTCATCAGCTCCGACAGCTCCTACGTCGGTGGAGTTCTCGGACCGATGCTGATCTTCGGCTTCGGCATGGGCCTGAACTTCGTGACGCTGACGATCACCGCGGTCTCCGGCGTCGCCCAGCATGAGGCCGGCGCGGCCTCCGGGCTGCTCAACGCCACACAGCAGGTGGGCGGTTCGCTCGGTCTGTCCATCCTGACGACCGTGTTCGGGTCGGCCAGCAAGGACGAGGCCGAGAAGCAGCTGCCGCATTTCATGGCCGACGGTTCGGCGGAGCAGAAGGCGGAGTTCGCCAAGACGCACCAGCTGCCCGCCCCGTGGGGACACGAAGTGCTCGCCCAGGGCATCTCGTCGGGCTTCGTGGCAGCTGCCTCGATGGCCGTACTCGCCCTGGCCAGTGCCTGGTTGGTGATCAAGGTCCGCAAGAGTGACCTGGAGGCGCTCGCCGGCACGGCGGGTCCGGGCCTCGGCTGA
- a CDS encoding TetR/AcrR family transcriptional regulator, whose translation MVTSRWTTAPAQAVSLRRRGAVLERAILDAALEQLSTVGWNGLTMEGVAAGAQTGKAAVYRRWPSKEDLVADALRAGLPRFEEAPDLGGVREDLLELCHQAREAMFSRPGFALRAVIHECDQAQAERFHAVIFNGVVEPSVRLLREIITRGIERGEVRPDAANDYVFDAIPAMMMYRSKMRGSEWGDRDVEEMIDQFLLPLLRPTGL comes from the coding sequence ATGGTTACCTCGCGCTGGACGACCGCCCCCGCTCAGGCGGTCTCCCTCCGTCGGCGCGGCGCCGTGCTGGAGCGTGCGATCCTCGACGCCGCGCTGGAACAGCTCAGCACGGTCGGCTGGAACGGCCTCACGATGGAAGGTGTCGCTGCCGGAGCCCAGACCGGCAAGGCCGCGGTATATCGACGCTGGCCCTCCAAGGAGGACCTGGTCGCAGACGCCCTTCGGGCCGGACTGCCGCGTTTCGAGGAGGCGCCCGACCTCGGTGGTGTGCGCGAGGATTTGCTCGAACTGTGCCACCAGGCGCGCGAAGCGATGTTCTCGAGGCCTGGCTTCGCGCTGCGCGCAGTCATTCACGAATGCGACCAGGCTCAGGCTGAACGCTTCCATGCCGTGATCTTCAACGGGGTCGTGGAGCCGAGTGTGAGGCTGCTTCGCGAGATCATCACCCGTGGAATAGAGCGGGGTGAGGTGCGTCCTGACGCGGCGAACGACTATGTCTTCGATGCCATTCCCGCCATGATGATGTATCGCTCCAAGATGCGCGGTAGCGAATGGGGCGACCGGGATGTCGAAGAGATGATCGACCAATTCCTGCTGCCGCTGCTGCGGCCGACCGGCCTGTGA
- a CDS encoding ribonuclease HII: MPYEPPTHTVERSLRATTGAKIIAGVDEVGRGAWAGPVTVCAAVTGLRRPPQGLTDSKLLSVKRRTELAEVLRTWVTSYALGHASHQEIDDLGMTAALRIAAVRALGALPVRPDAVILDGKHDYLGAPWNVRTVIKGDQSCVAVAAASVIAKVQRDKMMAELGIDHADFGFAANAGYPSPVHKAALEVRGPTPYHRLSWAYLDALPQWRHLKKARSWADGSVPEIEGQLGFDF; the protein is encoded by the coding sequence ATGCCGTACGAACCACCTACTCACACCGTCGAGCGCTCCCTTCGCGCCACGACCGGAGCGAAGATCATTGCCGGTGTCGACGAGGTGGGGCGAGGTGCCTGGGCCGGCCCCGTCACCGTCTGCGCGGCCGTCACCGGACTGCGTCGACCGCCCCAAGGCCTCACCGACTCCAAGCTGCTCAGCGTCAAACGCCGTACTGAACTCGCAGAGGTACTGCGGACGTGGGTGACGTCGTACGCCCTGGGGCACGCGAGTCACCAAGAGATCGACGACCTGGGGATGACGGCCGCCCTGCGGATTGCCGCCGTGCGCGCCCTGGGGGCGCTCCCGGTCCGGCCGGACGCGGTGATCCTCGACGGGAAGCACGACTATCTCGGAGCGCCCTGGAATGTCCGGACCGTGATCAAGGGTGACCAATCCTGTGTGGCGGTCGCGGCGGCCTCGGTGATCGCCAAGGTTCAGCGCGACAAAATGATGGCCGAACTGGGTATCGACCATGCAGACTTCGGTTTTGCGGCCAACGCCGGGTATCCGTCGCCCGTGCACAAGGCCGCGCTGGAGGTTCGGGGCCCCACCCCGTACCACCGGTTGTCGTGGGCGTATCTTGATGCGCTGCCTCAGTGGCGGCACCTCAAGAAGGCCCGCAGCTGGGCGGATGGAAGCGTTCCGGAGATCGAGGGCCAGCTCGGCTTCGACTTCTGA